TGTTACCTTTTCGCCCGGCAGACGTCCGTCTGACTGACGTTCATTACCCTCGAGGTGGTCGTCCGGAGCATGGCGTCGGACTACTCGCGGGCGTCGCCCTCGACCGAGGGGGCGGCGTCCGTCGGCACGGCGTTGCACGTGGCGGGTGCGATCATGTTCGCGAGCGGGGCCGCGACCGGACTGCTCGCGGACGCACCCCTTGCGGCCGCCGCGGCCGTCCCGTACTACGTCTCGGCGGCGGCGGTCGTCTCGCTGGGGCTGGTCGCGAGTCTCGCGTCGCTCCGACGACGGGACGAACGGCACGGGCGGCGACCCGACGACGGTCGAGCGCGGTAACCGGTCGACGCGGCGGCGCTCGGCCGGCGGCCACGACGAACCGACCGGCGATGACGGCGCGGCTGACGCGCTATCTCGCCCCGTGAGCGGCTGAACAGGCGGTTACGCACTCGATAACTATACTTGCATCACTGTTTTGCAGTGATAGACTTCGGATGTCGATTACCCGACGGGTCAAGCGGTTCATCGGGGGTGGCAACCCCGACGGGCCGTACGAGTGTGCGAACTGCGGGCGGCGGTTCGAGTTGAACCGACAGTCCTGTACGGGGTGTCAGTCCTACCGGATCGAACGCGTCACCTACGACGACCTCCTCGGTCTCGAGTGATCGGTCCCGGTCGGGGCCCGAGCGCGGTCAGCCCGCGCCGCCGGCCTCGGGTTCGAGGTACGCACAGCAGTCCGTCTCCGGGTCGAAACAGTCCGGACACTCCCCGCGGCGGTCGATGATGGTGTCGAGGCGTTCGGCGACGGTGTCGTCGATGACGCTCTCCAGAGCGCGGGCCTCCTCGCGGAACTCCTCGACTTCGAGGACGTTCGCGAGGAACCGTTCGATGATGCAGTACGTCTGGAGGGCGTCGTGGGCGCGTTCGAGTCCCTCGTCGGTCAGCCGCGCGCCCTTGTACTTCTCGTGTTCGAGCAGCCCCCGGGATTCGAGTTTGCCGATCATCTCGTTGACGCTCGCCGGACTCACCTCGAGCATCTCCGCGAGCGTGCCCGTGGAGGCGGGGCCGTCTTCGATGCGCTGGGCGAGGTAAACCGCCTTCAGGTACTGGTCTGCCGTGTTCATCTGCTCCCTCCGTCGGTGTCGGTCGCGCGCTTCGTCCTCGCCGCGTCCGTTCGCGTCGCGGCCGCGTTGGCGTCTCGCCCAGTCATGCTCGTCGCTCCATGAGTTCGGTGACGTCCTGGACGCCCGCTTTTTCCTCCTCGCGGATCGACTCCAGCGTCTCCAGCAGCCGGTCGCGGTCGAGCGCGAACTCGGCGTCGGAGGCCTCGACGGCCTCGATCAGGTCGTCGTAGAACTTGTAGGCCGTCTCCTCGTTACATAGCTGATCGTAGAGGACGCCGTCGGTGTCCTCGGGCGGCCCGTAGCGGGCGTCGACCAGCGCGTTGATGTCCTCGTAGGAGACGGTCTCGGCGTCGAGTTCGTCGATCAGCGCCTCGAGGCGCCGGCGGTGTTCGGCGGACTCCTCGGTCGCCTCGGCGAGGAGTTCCTGTACGTCGTCGTCGACCGCCGCCCGCTCCTCGTCGGGCAGCGACTCGATGTGGTGGGCGGCGCGCGACTCGACGACCTCCTCCAGCACCACCCCGATCTGCAACAGCCGGGCGAGCTGGTGGTCGTTCGAGACGCGCTGTCCCAGACTCATAGACGTCGTTGGTCGCTGATCCTACTTAACTTCCCGCTTTCCGAGGGGGCGGTGTTTCGTTACGCGCGAGAAGCGAGGCAGGACGATTTTCTGGTGGTCTGTGCCAGAAATCGGCCGCCCCAGTGGGGGTAGCGGCTGGATCGACTTACGGGTCGTCCCGTCGATCCAGCGCGTAGATACCCTCATCCGTCGCCACGAACACGGAGTCACCGACGAGATAGTTCCCGATCTCCCCGGGGACCGACCCCTCCCACGTCCGCTCGCCGTCCGGAGCGAAACTGGCGAGTCGGTTTCCGTCGCCGTGGACGAACACGGCGTGGTCTTCCGAGACGTCCTCTTCGGCGACGGACACCGACCGGATCGAACCGCTATCGAGCGACTCGCTCCAGCGTTCGTCGCCGGTCGCGGCGTCGAGGGCCCGGAGTCGGTCGGTGCCGACGTACGCCACCTCGTCGTGGAGGGCCACCCGTGGTCTGTACTCCGGGTTCGGGTGTTCGATCGGTCCCAGCGTCCAGTCGCGGTCGCCGGTCGCGAGGTCGATCGCGTCCAGCCGAAACTCCCGCCGCCCGTCCGCGGTGCGATCGCGTTCCGCGAGCAGGAACAGTCGGCCCGAGGCGATGCCCTCGACCTCCGGCGATCCCTCCACCTCTTCGAACTCCCGTCGCCACCCCTCGTCGCCCTCGGCGACCGCGGCGACCCGATCGAAGGTCACGACGTACGCGACCCCGTCCGCGATCACCGCCCCCGTAACGACCTGGTCGCCGGCCGGTTCGTACCGCCAGCGCGTGTCCCCCGTCTCTCGGTCGAGTGCGACGAGCGCGGCGTTCGTCTCGACGGAGACGACGTCGCCGACGTCGGCGATGCGCCACGGATGGGACTCCCCCTCGCCGAGATCGCGGTCCCACCGCGTCTCGCCGGTCGCCGCGTCGAGGGCTCGCACGGGGCCGGCGTCGTTGGCGACGTAGACGACGCCGTCGACCACGAGCGGACGGTGGTGGCCGGGATCGACGTCGCGCGTCCACCGCTCCTCGCCGTCGAGTTCGAGCGCGGTCAGGTCCGTGCAGTCGTCGTCGGTGCAGTAACCGAAGTAGACGCCGTCCGAAATCGTGAGGTCCGTGTCGGAGTCCATCCCGCCCGCGCCCCCGTACGTCCATCGCTGGTCGCCGGTGTCGGCGTCCAGTGCGACGATCTCCCCGTCGGCCGCCGGCCCCGAGTCGGGGCTCTCACCGCCGGGGAGATCCCCGGCGGTCCGCTCTCGGACGAATACGGCGCCCTGCGAGACGGCGTCGATCTCCCCACCCACGTCGTATCTCCACTGGTACCCGTCACCGTCACCGGCGCTGGTGACGGTATCCAGACAGCCACTCACTATCGGACTACCGGCCAGCCCGAGCAGTCCTGCACGTTCGAGGATCGTTCGCCGTTTCATAACTATTGGTTAGAGTCGATGGAATAATGGGTCTTTGGCAAGTAAAAAATCTAGTTGTTTCATCAGCATATTCGAAGCCCTCGATCGTGATTTCCCGATCGGGGAGTGTGAGTACCTTCTCTGTTCCTGAGCGGTGACGGGGCCGACGGGCGAGCGGACGGGACGACACCGACTCAGCTCTCGAACCGCCACACGCGGGCGCCGTCGCCGCCGTCGACCGCGTCGACCTGCCGCAGCGCCTCCTTGACACAGCGCCACCAGCCGTCCGACGTCTCGTAGCCCGCGGGACACTCCTCGTACAGCGCCTCGACGAAGTCCGACTTGCGCGCCCGGCCGACGTCCCGGAGGTACGCGACCGCCCGCCCCGCCGCCTCGCGGCGGCGCTCGACGACCTCGGCCGAACGGCCGGGCACCGACAGCGATTCGAGGTCGACCACGTCCTCGCCGGGGCGGACGTCGCTCGACAGTCGCGTCGAGGAGTCGTACGTGAGCCCCGTCTGGACGTCGCGGTTCAGGCGTTTTCTGGTCTTCGCGACGGCCCGCCGCGAGAGTTCGTCGAGGCGGTCGACCTCGACGGTCCCGAGGACGCCCGCGTCCTCCGCGACGGGGTCCTCGCTGATCCGGTCGACGCGCTCGGGCGCGAGGTGCATCGAACTGACGCCGTCGGCACCGTCGCCGGTCCCGTCGGGCGCGTCGCGCCCGCCCGCCTCGTCGACGGCGTCGGCGTCGGTCGAAGTGGCGTCGGCGGGCCGCTCGCCGTCGTCGCCCGCGTCCGCGGCCTCGGGGGATTCCCCCTCCGAGGCCCGCCAGACCGTCGTCTGCGGGGAGCCGCGAACCCGGACCGTCGGGTCGCTCTTCGGCCGCGTCCACCCGCCGTCGGCGTCCGTGCGCTTCTCGGCTCCCGTCGCCGCGTCGTCGGTCGCCGCCGTCGCCCGGTCGGCGTCCTCGCGTCCGTCCTCGTCCGCGGCCGTCCCCTCCGGGTCGGCGGGCCGGTCGCGGGCCGACTGCTCGACGCGCGCGGCGTCGCCGTCGATCGCCGCGCGGTTTGCGACGATCCACCGGAGATACGCACGACGGCTCTCGAACCCGAGGAGGCGGCGCTCGACGTCGAGTGCCTCGACGGTCTCGTCGTCCAGTTCGACGGGGATGGTCCGCATCGAACGTCGGTACTCAGCCCCCGTACTAAAAACGCTGTCAGACGGCGCGGCCGCTCGCCGTCGAGGGTGCGGTCGCGTCGAAACGAACGTCCAGCGAAAGAGACGCCCTTACTCGCGAAGGCGCCGGGCGACGAGTTCCTCCAGATCCTCGCGGAGTTCGTCGACCGCGACCTCCTCGAGGACGGGCACGAAGAAGCCCTCGACGAGCATGTTCCGGGCGTCGCGCTCGGAGACGCCGCGGGAGGTCATGTAAAGCAGGTCCTCGGCGTCGATCTGGCCGACGGTGGCGCTGTGGGAGGCCTCGGTGTCGTGGTTGTTGATGATCAGCTTCGGCGAGGCGTCGGCCTCGGCCTCGTCCGAGAGCATGAGGGTGTTCTCGCGCTGGTAGGAACTGGTGTTCCAGGCCTCCTTGCCGACGTCCTGAACGCCCTCGTAGACCGAGCGGGCCTCGTCGTCGGCGACGCCGCGGGTGACGAGGTCGGCCGTGGTGTGCTCGGCGCGGTGCCAGACCTTCGCGTCGAGGTCGAAGTGCTGGTCGTCGTGGCCGAAGAACGCGCCGACGAGTTTGGTCTCGGCGCCGTCGCCGTCGAGTGTCGTCGAGGTCTCGGTCTTCGTGAGCTTCGAGCCGATGTTGCCCTCGATGAAGTCCACGGTCGCGTACGTGTCGGCGTCGCCGCGCTTGACCGTGAAGTTGTACGTCTCCTCGTCGAGGTTCTGCAGCGAACCGTACTGGACCGAACTGTTCTCGCCGGCGACGACCTCGACGATGCCGCTGTAGTAGCGCTCGCCGTCGAGGTCGTCGCCGGTCGACTGGCGCTCTAAGATCGTCACCGAACTCGACTCCTCGGTGACGACGAGCGTGTAGTTGAACAGCGACCGGGAGTTCATCTCGGTGCGGATCGTGACGTCCTCGGCGGCGACGCCCTCGGGGACGTAGACGACGGTCCCGGTGCTAAAGAGGGCCGTCGACAGCGCCGTCAGGTAGTTCTCCTGGGGGTCGACGACGGAGCCGAAGTGCTCGCGGATCAGGTCCTCGTGCTCGGCCAGCGCATCGGCCCACGGGAGGACGTCGGCCTCGTCGGGGCCGACCTGATCTTTCTCCTCGGCGTAGGCGAGCGGGTCGACCAGCGACTCGTAGTCGAGTTCGTCGAGGTTCGTCCAGTCGCGACCCGGCGTGCGGATCACGTCGGGCATGTCGAGGTCGTCGAGCGCCTCGAGCGCCTCGAGTCGGATCTCGAGGAGCCACTCGGGTTCGTCGAGGTCCCCGCTGATCTGCCGTACCTGCTCGTCCGTGAGGTTTGCGTGTACCTGCGTGCTCATGTATCGATCTCGGGGCTTACCCGAGGCTTCCCTCCATCTCGAGTTCGATGAGGCGGTTGAGTTCGACCGCGTACTCGATGGGCAGTTCCTCCGTGATCGGTTCGATGAAGCCGGCGACGATCATCTTCTTGGCGTCGTCGTCGTCCAGTCCGCGGCTCTGGAGGTAGAAGATGTCCTCGTCGCCGATCTTGCCGACGGTCGCCTCGTGGGCGACGTCGACCTTCGACTCCTCGATCTCCATGTACGGCATGGTGTCCGACGTCGACTCGTTGTCGAACATCAGGGCGTCACACTCGACGGCGGTGCTCGAATTCTCGGCGCCGTCGGCGATGTGGACGAGGCCGCGGTAGTTGGTGCGGCCGCCGTCCTTCGAGATCGACTTCGACTCGATCGTCGACTTCGTGTTCGGCGCGTTGTGGTAGACCTTCGCGCCGGTGTCGATGTCCTGACCCTCGCCCGCGAAGGCGATAGTGATGTGGGTGTCGGTCGCGCCGCGACCCTTGAGGATCGAGCACGGGTAGAGCATGGTCGCCTTCGAGCCCATGCTGCCCGAGACCCACTCCATCGTCCCGCCGGCCTCGACGATGGCGCGCTTGGTGTTGAGGTTGAAGGTGTTCTTCGACCAGTTCTGCACCGTCGAGTACTGGACGTGGGCGTCCTCGCCGACGAAGACCTCGACGCCGCCGGAGTGGAG
The Salinilacihabitans rarus DNA segment above includes these coding regions:
- a CDS encoding metal-dependent transcriptional regulator encodes the protein MNTADQYLKAVYLAQRIEDGPASTGTLAEMLEVSPASVNEMIGKLESRGLLEHEKYKGARLTDEGLERAHDALQTYCIIERFLANVLEVEEFREEARALESVIDDTVAERLDTIIDRRGECPDCFDPETDCCAYLEPEAGGAG
- a CDS encoding PQQ-binding-like beta-propeller repeat protein, with the translated sequence MKRRTILERAGLLGLAGSPIVSGCLDTVTSAGDGDGYQWRYDVGGEIDAVSQGAVFVRERTAGDLPGGESPDSGPAADGEIVALDADTGDQRWTYGGAGGMDSDTDLTISDGVYFGYCTDDDCTDLTALELDGEERWTRDVDPGHHRPLVVDGVVYVANDAGPVRALDAATGETRWDRDLGEGESHPWRIADVGDVVSVETNAALVALDRETGDTRWRYEPAGDQVVTGAVIADGVAYVVTFDRVAAVAEGDEGWRREFEEVEGSPEVEGIASGRLFLLAERDRTADGRREFRLDAIDLATGDRDWTLGPIEHPNPEYRPRVALHDEVAYVGTDRLRALDAATGDERWSESLDSGSIRSVSVAEEDVSEDHAVFVHGDGNRLASFAPDGERTWEGSVPGEIGNYLVGDSVFVATDEGIYALDRRDDP
- the sufD gene encoding Fe-S cluster assembly protein SufD codes for the protein MSTQVHANLTDEQVRQISGDLDEPEWLLEIRLEALEALDDLDMPDVIRTPGRDWTNLDELDYESLVDPLAYAEEKDQVGPDEADVLPWADALAEHEDLIREHFGSVVDPQENYLTALSTALFSTGTVVYVPEGVAAEDVTIRTEMNSRSLFNYTLVVTEESSSVTILERQSTGDDLDGERYYSGIVEVVAGENSSVQYGSLQNLDEETYNFTVKRGDADTYATVDFIEGNIGSKLTKTETSTTLDGDGAETKLVGAFFGHDDQHFDLDAKVWHRAEHTTADLVTRGVADDEARSVYEGVQDVGKEAWNTSSYQRENTLMLSDEAEADASPKLIINNHDTEASHSATVGQIDAEDLLYMTSRGVSERDARNMLVEGFFVPVLEEVAVDELREDLEELVARRLRE
- a CDS encoding ferritin-like domain-containing protein, with product MSLGQRVSNDHQLARLLQIGVVLEEVVESRAAHHIESLPDEERAAVDDDVQELLAEATEESAEHRRRLEALIDELDAETVSYEDINALVDARYGPPEDTDGVLYDQLCNEETAYKFYDDLIEAVEASDAEFALDRDRLLETLESIREEEKAGVQDVTELMERRA